The nucleotide sequence AATGTTTTGTATCCCAAGAGTTTGGCACCATTCGTCTGTCTGAAAGCATCCTTAGCATTGTAATTAGTTCCTCTATTTGGTCATAATAATATGATTCTATTCTATTTGGAACTGTAACCCATACAAGCAAAATGTTAAGGCAGATCCTTCTACTTTGTAAATATAAGCCTGTGGGTATGAGGTAAAACTGAATGTGCACATTTACTTAGTTGaatattgtgttgtgttttgtcgTCTTAGGGTAGTCTGGAGATCTTTACAGGGCTGGGTCTTATACTGGGACCACCAATAGGTGGATGGCTTTATCAGTCTTTTGGATACGAAGTTCCTTTCATGGCTCTGGGATGCTTCCTATTTCTCATGGTCCCCTTCAACATGTACATCCTACCAAGCTTTGGTAATGGTTTACTTATGGTTTATGAACTTTTAACTAATAGTTAGCCGTCTATAATATATTTCTAAATACCTATGTGGGGGCACTTTTAAAGAAAAGTCTTGTGCAAAGTTTTACCTAAATGTTTAAGATACCTGAGTCTAAAAGATGCGTGTTGAGACCAAATGTTTTCTCTTTGTTATGAAATTATTCATGTGGTGATATTTCTTGTTATTATATTATTCTGCTTGTTTCTCTGTTCAGCTGCTGATCCTAGCAAGGACTCCTTCTTCAGGCTGTTCACGCGTGTGAAGATAGTCCTCATATGCTTTGCCATATTCACCCTGAGTTCTGGACTCGGCTTTCTCGATGCGACCTTGTCCATATATGCCATTGATACGGTAAAGCAAAGCAATACAAGGGTTGAGGTGAATTCCATTTGTTTAATTCCTAAATTGACTGAACTGAAATAGAATTTaccccaaccctggtatacaTGAAAACCTCATATTTGAGAATGTATTTGTCACGTTTCAAAATACGATTATGTCTAGTAGGATGGACCTCGGTAACTTAATGTTTCTGTTTTTGATTCTCCATGCAGTTTAACCTGTCTCCAGGCTATGTGGGTCTTCTCTTGCTTGGTCTGTCGTTGCCTTACTGTCTAGCCTCACCTCTGCTTGGTATCGTCAGTGACAGGTTTCCTGTGAGTACAGTTAACCCAACACTACACCATACAACACTGTAATATGCTAAAAATacactacattgttggttaaggtcttgtaagtaagcattcctgTTTTCAGCACAAATGTGtcaaatgaaatttgatttgatttacactaTACAACATTATACTATACAAATcaattttatttatatagccctttttacatcagctgatatctcaaagtgctgtacagaaacccagcctaaaaccccaaacagcaagcaatgcaggtgtagaagcacagtggctaggaaaaactccctagaaaggccaaaacctaggaagaaacctagagaggaaccaggctatgaggggtggccagtcctcttctagctgtgccgggtggagattatagtagaacatggccaagatgttcaaatgttcataaatgaccagcagggtcaaataataataatcagtggtAATATACTATGCTACGTTAAACTATACTACGCAACACTATaaaacactacacaacactacaataTAGTATACAACAACACTACGTAAGACTGTGCTAtacaccactacacaacacactaTACAACATACTAtgcactatacaatactataataTGAAACACTACACAACaatatacactactatactataagCCCCAATACTAGACTACACTTAAGTAATCATGCccaagaagccggtgtttggaggatatattggtacAGGTGTTGTTTggcccgagaagccggtgtttgaaggatatattggcacaggtgtTGTTTGGCCCAAGAAGCCGGTGTTtgaaggatatattggcacaggtgtTGTTTGGCccaagaagccggtgtttggaggatgtattggcacaggtgttgtttggcccgagaagccggtgtttggaggatgtaTTGGCACAGGTGTTGTTTGGCCCAAGAAGCCGGTGTTtgaaggatatattggcacaggtgtTGTTTGGCCCAAGAAGCCGGTGTTtgaaggatatattggcacaggtgtTGTTTGGCCCAAGAAGCCGGTGTTtgaaggatatattggcacaggtgtTGTTTGGCCCGAGaaaccggtgtttggaggatatattggcacaggtgtTGTTTGGCCCAAGAAGCCGGTGTTTGAGggatatattggcacaggtgtTGTTTGGCCttagaagccggtgtttggaggatatattggcacaggtgttgtttggcccgagaagccggtgtttggaggatatattggcacaggtgttgtttggcccgagaagccggtgtttggaggatatattggcacaggtgtTGTTTGGCCTGAGAAGTCCAGTACCGGGAAACCGTGCCAACAAATCCTCAACACTGACttggcattatcacttttattcAACTGGTTACCagcatattcaaataatgattgacatattttcattaaatgttattttgatgaatttattcatactatttaatccttccacaagatatagtctcgacacaaatctagggttgctacccaagctggctggtcattcgttctatcggttcggttgccagagacccgacctagtcgttcagtcttttcgttctgtatctatggacagaACGTtgattctaaatgttccattgccatactggctggcaacgttcttatcccttgcttgctagcttgccaactacggctaacttagtcACGTCAAACACTGCagtcagaataacagcaaagtagctgcatttgcatttaagcggttttctagtgacatttatttggatacatccataataATGACCTAATGAGGTGCGATTTTGcttggcatagaaaatgtgctctctcattAGGAcgctgttgttcagaggagctatcCGACagcacagctaacacaatcacttcaaactgaagctagaaagactgcaaactagctgcactttgtttGGTTTGACCTTTTTTTCAATTGGCATTTCtttatttatatccaaaaatattAGGCCAGCTGATTCATTTAGACTGGCTGAGaaaccctgcctgcctgtctgtctgtctcgtcccgacacgttcattactatagTACTGCTGGAGatcaaatttgaatattgaaacaatgttggagagacagaccgcaaggtttatacaaatctcttgTTAAACTAAaagttagtctaaaagaaatgtgagataatgtctagatgctttttatagttgaaatcaagtttataaattgcctggctgggctgatgagacagtggattgcagtcagatggaacaaagTAACAtaatagatttagccggtggtaacttctttaatagacactggctggaatgtggttttaaccaatcagcattcaggattagacccacccgttgtataatatactatattcAACACCAACCAATACCAGTGGTGTATTGTAGTCACAACTTCTCTATTATACAATACTGTGATTTTACCTTCTGGTTGTGTTTGCAGTCCACGAGGCCATGGTTCATGGTGCTAGGAGGCTTGTTTACAGCAACTGGCTTCTGGTTCTTAGGTCCTGTCCCCATTCTGCAGATAAAGAGGTCAGCATCTGTTATTATCAGTGTGAAATGTACTACTTgtttactactattactactaacaAGAAGCTAATATTACTTGTTTTTGTCTCTAGTCAGCTGTGGCTGGTGGTTTTCATGCTGGGTATCATAGGATTCTCTCTTAGCATGACTGCCATCCCTACCTTCCCTGAAATACTCGACTGTGCATAGTGAGTTGACCATTTACATACACCATGGCACTTGAGCACATATACAAATATACTCTATTTACAATGTCCATTTTCACTTAGAAAaacatatcatcatcatcatcgtcatgcACGAGGTACAGAATCTAAAATAATATTGCTAATTTTCCAATGGCAGTGAAAATGGATTTGAGGAGGGGCTGAGCACTCTGGGACTGGTGTCTGGATTGTTTGGAGCAGTGTGGTCCTTTGGGTGTGTACTTGCAGTCTTTGTTATATTAAGTCTCTGAGGCACAAGTTGAGAGTTGCAGTTCGAAGATATGAATTCTTAACAAAGGTGTGTTTTATTTGTTCAGGATGTTTTGTGGTCCAACGCTCGGTGGCTTCATCACACAACAGCTGAGCTTTGAGTGGGCTGCTTCTGTTCAAGGAGGCCTGGCCTTTCTATCCG is from Oncorhynchus masou masou isolate Uvic2021 chromosome 32, UVic_Omas_1.1, whole genome shotgun sequence and encodes:
- the LOC135525578 gene encoding MFS-type transporter SLC18B1-like isoform X2, whose amino-acid sequence is MTIWILMKFNKQAMKKGASQTVIGLIFGCYALCNLMGSLVLGKYIVQIGAKFMLISGLFVSSVCTILFGLLDKVPDGATFIILCFIIRSVDAVGFSAAMTSSFAVSTKVFPNSIATVLGSLEIFTGLGLILGPPIGGWLYQSFGYEVPFMALGCFLFLMVPFNMYILPSFAADPSKDSFFRLFTRVKIVLICFAIFTLSSGLGFLDATLSIYAIDTFNLSPGYVGLLLLGLSLPYCLASPLLGIVSDRFPSTRPWFMVLGGLFTATGFWFLGPVPILQIKSQLWLVVFMLGIIGFSLSMTAIPTFPEILDCAYENGFEEGLSTLGLVSGLFGAVWSFGMFCGPTLGGFITQQLSFEWAASVQGGLAFLSAFFLGVYFLCQRTRQERSPQIQTKRPSDEATHLLT
- the LOC135525578 gene encoding MFS-type transporter SLC18B1-like isoform X1; this encodes MNDNMDSDEIQQTDGSTLEESTSSPNQRMTRYQILTLTSIASVNFSSMICYSILGPFFPKEAMKKGASQTVIGLIFGCYALCNLMGSLVLGKYIVQIGAKFMLISGLFVSSVCTILFGLLDKVPDGATFIILCFIIRSVDAVGFSAAMTSSFAVSTKVFPNSIATVLGSLEIFTGLGLILGPPIGGWLYQSFGYEVPFMALGCFLFLMVPFNMYILPSFAADPSKDSFFRLFTRVKIVLICFAIFTLSSGLGFLDATLSIYAIDTFNLSPGYVGLLLLGLSLPYCLASPLLGIVSDRFPSTRPWFMVLGGLFTATGFWFLGPVPILQIKSQLWLVVFMLGIIGFSLSMTAIPTFPEILDCAYENGFEEGLSTLGLVSGLFGAVWSFGMFCGPTLGGFITQQLSFEWAASVQGGLAFLSAFFLGVYFLCQRTRQERSPQIQTKRPSDEATHLLT